In Arthrobacter citreus, a single genomic region encodes these proteins:
- a CDS encoding MFS transporter, which produces MQENYISNKNNKYILIALLFSGWLCDYLDRMVISLGITGIAKDFSLNPSQVGLILSSFFLGYAFIQIPSGWIADRIGSKRLIVFSIIMWSIFTILTGVVWSFASLIVVRVIFGIAQGGYPASSAKSIAENIHYKERGRVQGIVMSANPVASTIAPILAATIMVTLGWRPLFIGIGVVGALIAVLFIYFHPISVVQQKGIKNSINGTSTKDALRNWDIWKLAILDFGLSCVSWGFSSWLPSYLMNVRHISLVDTGIYASFPFMAAALAQILSGWFLDKFLVGREKIAMVIAGILSTIFFYLMFHTGSLKLSIVYQILAIFPLYFNLTLIWVLVVKIFPYQTVGIASGIMNFGGNMAGVVAPSVMGFLISTSNGSYSGAFWFLIFAMMLSIISILSINIKGFSKNKNDTEIVTA; this is translated from the coding sequence ATGCAAGAAAACTATATTTCTAATAAAAATAATAAGTATATTCTGATTGCTCTGCTATTTTCGGGATGGTTATGCGATTATCTTGATCGAATGGTGATAAGTCTTGGCATTACAGGAATAGCAAAAGATTTTTCATTAAATCCGTCCCAAGTAGGGTTGATTTTGAGTAGTTTTTTTTTAGGATATGCGTTTATTCAAATACCTAGTGGGTGGATAGCTGACAGGATTGGTTCAAAGAGATTAATAGTTTTTTCAATAATTATGTGGTCAATATTTACTATTTTAACTGGGGTAGTCTGGTCATTTGCATCACTAATTGTAGTACGAGTAATATTTGGGATTGCCCAAGGAGGCTATCCTGCATCTTCCGCTAAGTCAATTGCTGAAAATATTCATTATAAAGAAAGAGGAAGAGTACAGGGGATTGTAATGTCTGCGAATCCAGTTGCGTCTACTATAGCACCTATTTTAGCTGCGACGATTATGGTAACTCTAGGATGGAGACCTCTTTTTATCGGTATAGGTGTAGTTGGCGCATTAATTGCTGTCCTTTTTATTTACTTTCACCCAATATCTGTGGTACAGCAAAAAGGTATAAAGAATTCTATCAATGGAACAAGTACAAAAGATGCACTTCGTAATTGGGATATTTGGAAATTAGCAATTCTAGATTTTGGATTATCATGTGTTTCTTGGGGGTTCTCATCTTGGTTACCATCATATTTGATGAATGTTCGCCACATAAGCCTTGTTGACACAGGAATTTATGCTTCGTTTCCATTTATGGCAGCTGCACTTGCTCAAATTTTAAGTGGGTGGTTTTTAGATAAATTCTTAGTTGGTCGTGAAAAGATTGCAATGGTTATTGCTGGTATATTAAGTACGATATTCTTTTATTTAATGTTTCATACAGGATCACTAAAATTATCTATCGTATATCAAATATTAGCAATATTCCCGTTATATTTTAACCTTACTCTAATTTGGGTTTTGGTAGTAAAAATTTTCCCGTATCAAACAGTAGGGATTGCTTCCGGGATAATGAACTTTGGTGGAAATATGGCAGGAGTTGTTGCACCTTCAGTAATGGGCTTCTTAATTAGTACTTCTAATGGTAGTTACAGTGGTGCATTTTGGTTTTTAATCTTTGCAATGATGTTGAGTATTATTTCAATTTTATCGATTAATATAAAAGGATTTTCAAAAAATAAGAACGACACTGAAATAGTAACTGCCTAG
- a CDS encoding Gfo/Idh/MocA family oxidoreductase: MNMEKIKASIIGAGKQGEVHARTLSEIPYVEIVAVCDLNKSRAEEMANKYGIKEIYTDHKEMLEKSDCDFVAIVTPDHLHAQVTIDSANAKKHVLIEKPFATTRKDIFDMLEAIKRNQVRAMVDLHNRWSPPFSTAKRAIENGDIGEVRSGYIRLNDNKFVATDMLAWSANSSILWFLGSHSLDAISWLVNSRVDKVYSVARDGVLKNLGIDTIDMYQTTLEFENGAIVQMENGWITPNGNTAIIDFKCNVLGSEGMININTSSHDLIQISNEKRTITPDILAKPIIEDKMAGFSSNSIRSFVDRLIDDKPFQVSVEEAANSCLVLIAILESANTGKAVKVEY; this comes from the coding sequence ATGAATATGGAAAAAATTAAAGCGAGTATCATTGGAGCAGGGAAACAAGGTGAGGTTCATGCTAGAACTTTGAGTGAAATTCCTTATGTAGAAATTGTTGCAGTTTGTGACTTAAACAAATCTAGAGCAGAAGAAATGGCTAATAAATATGGAATAAAAGAGATTTATACAGATCATAAAGAGATGCTAGAAAAGAGTGATTGTGATTTTGTCGCTATCGTAACACCTGATCACCTACACGCTCAAGTAACAATTGATAGTGCAAATGCTAAGAAACATGTACTAATTGAAAAGCCATTTGCGACTACTCGAAAAGATATTTTTGATATGTTAGAGGCAATTAAACGTAACCAAGTTCGAGCGATGGTAGACTTGCATAATCGATGGAGCCCGCCGTTTAGTACAGCGAAGAGAGCAATTGAAAATGGTGATATAGGTGAAGTTCGATCAGGTTATATTCGACTGAATGATAATAAATTTGTTGCGACTGATATGTTAGCATGGTCTGCTAATTCTTCTATCTTATGGTTCCTTGGTAGCCATAGTCTTGATGCAATATCTTGGCTAGTTAACTCACGAGTTGATAAAGTTTACAGCGTGGCGAGAGACGGTGTGTTAAAGAATTTAGGTATAGACACTATTGATATGTATCAGACTACATTAGAATTTGAAAATGGCGCAATTGTACAAATGGAGAATGGATGGATTACGCCTAATGGTAATACAGCAATCATTGATTTTAAATGTAATGTACTTGGTTCAGAAGGAATGATTAATATCAATACTTCAAGTCATGACCTTATACAAATTTCCAATGAGAAAAGAACAATCACTCCAGATATCCTTGCTAAGCCAATTATTGAGGATAAAATGGCAGGATTCTCAAGTAATAGTATTAGAAGCTTTGTAGATCGTTTAATTGATGATAAGCCATTCCAAGTGAGTGTAGAAGAGGCAGCAAATTCATGTTTGGTACTTATTGCGATCTTAGAATCTGCTAATACAGGAAAAGCTGTAAAAGTTGAATATTAA
- a CDS encoding MurR/RpiR family transcriptional regulator codes for MAGTLLKIKESINTLTESEKKVANYILNSPEAVLGMLIDDLALKSKTSKAAIIRMCKRLNYKGYREFSIDLASNITNQIQNEHKYTDIKPGDTIKSIIRNVGNNHKQSIEDTQLVLEINEIENAVLALCKAKIITFYGVGASGLVAMDAFQKFLRINKKTFFYPDYHLQGMSTANISNGDVIIAISYSGETTDTVEMANIAKETGATVISITRFGENTLSKLSDINLFLSSPDTTIRSSAMGSRIGQLYILDILFSGVASMEYADIEKYLDRSKEVIAVRSLKRDLDVNNH; via the coding sequence ATGGCAGGAACTTTATTAAAAATAAAAGAGTCTATAAATACTTTAACCGAATCTGAAAAGAAAGTAGCCAATTATATACTTAATTCTCCAGAAGCGGTTTTAGGTATGTTAATAGATGACCTGGCACTTAAGAGTAAAACTAGTAAGGCAGCAATTATTAGAATGTGTAAACGTTTAAATTATAAGGGATATCGAGAGTTTAGTATAGATTTGGCATCGAATATTACCAATCAAATACAGAATGAACATAAGTACACTGACATTAAACCAGGTGACACAATTAAATCAATTATTCGAAATGTGGGAAATAACCACAAACAGTCAATTGAAGATACTCAGTTGGTTTTAGAAATAAATGAAATCGAAAATGCTGTTTTGGCACTATGTAAAGCCAAAATTATTACCTTCTATGGAGTAGGTGCATCAGGTTTGGTTGCCATGGATGCATTCCAAAAGTTTTTACGAATTAATAAGAAAACCTTTTTTTACCCTGATTACCATTTACAAGGAATGTCAACTGCGAATATTTCTAATGGAGACGTAATAATTGCAATATCATATTCAGGTGAAACAACCGATACTGTTGAAATGGCAAATATAGCTAAAGAGACAGGAGCTACAGTAATCTCGATAACCAGGTTTGGAGAAAATACTCTAAGCAAATTGTCTGACATTAATCTATTCCTCTCTTCGCCTGATACAACTATACGAAGTAGTGCTATGGGTTCCCGTATAGGTCAATTATATATCCTCGATATTCTTTTTTCAGGAGTTGCTAGTATGGAATACGCGGATATTGAAAAATATTTAGATCGTTCTAAGGAAGTCATTGCAGTAAGAAGTCTTAAACGAGATTTGGATGTAAATAATCACTAA
- a CDS encoding transcriptional regulator yields MQYIIGIDGGGTKTRLVMTDMQDKLLVTCEAGPSNIHSAPINEVKKVLYTLIQRALDKTGMNLSQCASVCIGAAGAGRFKERIILETILNEIGLNGKKTVTDDVETAFYGGVGCSTGSVIIAGTGSIGFGRNSKGRTHRCGGWGHIIGDEGSGYDIGKKVISSVMRSFDGRSPQTIMTKLLLNSLSLSDHNELIQYIYRSNIGKKEIASLSRVAYEGCAAGDEIAYSIVKNTAEELYLIATTVLERLGQEDGLLATGGGVLTHNDYIRNEFKHLLDQSYPKVQVIPMKRDAAWGAAMIAKEKTEY; encoded by the coding sequence ATGCAGTACATTATTGGAATCGATGGTGGGGGGACCAAAACTCGTCTCGTAATGACAGACATGCAAGATAAACTACTAGTTACTTGTGAGGCTGGGCCGTCAAATATTCATTCGGCTCCTATAAATGAAGTTAAAAAAGTTTTATATACACTTATACAGAGGGCACTAGATAAGACAGGTATGAATTTATCGCAATGCGCCTCAGTATGTATAGGAGCAGCTGGAGCAGGAAGGTTTAAAGAAAGAATAATACTAGAGACAATCTTAAATGAAATTGGTCTCAATGGGAAAAAAACAGTTACAGATGATGTAGAGACGGCTTTTTATGGAGGGGTAGGTTGCTCTACAGGGAGTGTAATAATTGCAGGTACAGGCTCTATAGGATTTGGGAGAAATTCAAAAGGAAGAACTCACAGATGTGGCGGATGGGGACATATTATAGGTGATGAGGGTAGCGGCTACGATATAGGTAAGAAAGTGATTTCCAGTGTAATGCGCAGTTTTGATGGTAGATCACCACAAACTATTATGACAAAGCTACTCCTTAATAGCTTGAGCCTAAGCGACCATAATGAATTGATTCAATATATTTATAGAAGCAATATAGGTAAGAAGGAAATTGCTAGTCTGTCAAGGGTTGCCTATGAAGGATGTGCAGCCGGGGATGAAATAGCCTATTCTATCGTTAAGAATACTGCAGAAGAGTTGTATTTAATTGCTACTACTGTTCTTGAGCGTTTAGGGCAAGAGGATGGCCTACTGGCAACAGGTGGGGGCGTATTAACTCATAATGATTATATAAGAAATGAGTTTAAACACCTACTTGATCAATCATATCCAAAGGTGCAGGTAATTCCTATGAAAAGAGATGCTGCATGGGGTGCGGCAATGATAGCAAAAGAGAAAACTGAATATTGA
- the murQ gene encoding N-acetylmuramic acid 6-phosphate etherase, translated as MDKNFSKLSTEQVNYKTINIDTASTTEILRMINEEDFFVPLAVRDQLENISKAVYGIVERIKIGGRLFYIGAGTSGRLGILDASECPPTYGIDPELIQGLIAGGSEAIHSAVEGAEDREDLGKEVIYENSINEKDVVVGITASGRTPYVISAVKEAKIVGALTIGISNNIQSQINEIVDIEITPQVGPEVIMGSTRMKSGTSQKLVLNMLTTATMVKLGKIYGNLMVDLQPTNKKLIDRTVRIVMHATGLEESDAQKYLEKSGFNPKVAIVMVQALVEREEAEELLLKADGVIKKAIALKTRVTPR; from the coding sequence GTGGATAAAAACTTTTCAAAGTTGTCTACCGAACAGGTAAACTACAAAACAATTAATATTGACACAGCAAGCACAACAGAGATTCTGAGAATGATTAACGAAGAAGATTTTTTTGTTCCCTTGGCTGTTAGAGACCAACTAGAAAATATCAGTAAAGCTGTTTATGGAATTGTCGAACGAATAAAAATAGGAGGACGTCTGTTTTATATAGGTGCAGGGACAAGTGGACGATTAGGAATACTTGACGCTTCTGAATGCCCACCCACATATGGAATAGATCCAGAACTTATTCAAGGGTTAATAGCAGGTGGAAGTGAGGCTATCCATTCTGCAGTAGAAGGTGCAGAAGATCGTGAAGATTTAGGTAAGGAAGTTATTTATGAAAATAGTATAAACGAAAAAGATGTGGTAGTAGGCATTACGGCAAGCGGAAGAACTCCATATGTAATATCTGCTGTAAAGGAAGCGAAAATAGTCGGGGCCTTAACAATTGGAATTAGTAATAATATTCAATCTCAGATAAATGAAATAGTGGATATAGAAATAACTCCACAAGTAGGACCAGAGGTAATTATGGGTTCCACTCGCATGAAATCAGGTACATCGCAAAAGTTAGTACTTAACATGCTAACAACAGCAACGATGGTCAAGTTAGGAAAAATATACGGTAATTTAATGGTTGATTTACAGCCTACCAATAAAAAACTTATTGATCGCACTGTGCGCATTGTTATGCATGCTACAGGGTTGGAAGAAAGTGATGCGCAAAAATATTTAGAGAAATCAGGATTCAATCCAAAGGTGGCTATTGTAATGGTACAAGCTCTTGTTGAAAGAGAAGAAGCGGAGGAATTACTTTTAAAAGCTGATGGAGTTATTAAGAAGGCAATCGCTCTTAAGACTAGAGTAACTCCTAGGTAG
- a CDS encoding family 1 glycosylhydrolase, with amino-acid sequence MKKTFPENFLWGGATAANQYEGGYNEGGRGLATSDFITNGTADRPRKITIKLNDGTKTMVNRRPTGDPKIDTIPEGATGYIDENVYYPSHKAVDFYHHYKEDIALFGEMGLKCFRLSLSWSRIFPKGGIEGEQPSEEGLKFYEDVFKECKKYNIEPLVTLYHFETPAYLAHHFNGWGGRQTIDCFLRMCKEVFTRYKDLVKYWITINEINVLNGYAFMGTREATAQARYQAKHHMFVAGALANKLCHEIIPDAKIGCMVALSCIYPKDCKPENVFGALDYRRGALIYSDIMMRGYYPSYADHFFEEMGVTIKKEPGDDEIIKAYPSDFLSFSFYRSSVYHTEIVQNTDTGGQMGDVNPFLEKTEWGWAIDPVGLRYTLSELYDRYQKPLFIVENGMGTIDKPNENGYVEDDYRIKYFRDHIAEMKKAVTLDGVDLMGYTPWGCIDLVSAGTGEMKKRYGFIYVDMDDEGNGTLKRSKKKSFDWYKKVIATNGEDLSI; translated from the coding sequence ATGAAAAAAACATTCCCAGAAAATTTTTTATGGGGTGGAGCCACGGCTGCAAACCAATATGAAGGTGGATACAATGAAGGCGGGAGAGGGCTTGCTACAAGCGACTTCATAACAAATGGTACTGCAGACCGCCCAAGGAAAATTACAATCAAGTTAAATGATGGAACAAAAACAATGGTAAACCGACGACCTACTGGGGACCCAAAAATTGATACCATACCAGAAGGTGCAACAGGCTATATTGATGAAAATGTTTATTATCCAAGCCATAAAGCAGTTGATTTTTACCACCATTACAAAGAAGATATTGCCCTTTTTGGAGAAATGGGTCTTAAGTGTTTCCGGCTATCTCTTAGTTGGTCCCGCATTTTCCCAAAGGGTGGAATTGAAGGGGAACAACCAAGTGAGGAAGGGTTAAAATTTTACGAAGATGTTTTTAAAGAGTGCAAAAAATATAATATCGAACCATTAGTCACTCTTTATCATTTTGAAACCCCTGCTTATTTGGCTCATCATTTTAATGGTTGGGGCGGTCGTCAGACGATAGATTGTTTTTTACGAATGTGCAAAGAAGTATTTACAAGATATAAAGATTTAGTTAAATATTGGATCACCATAAATGAAATTAATGTATTAAATGGATACGCCTTTATGGGAACCAGGGAGGCTACAGCGCAGGCGCGTTATCAAGCAAAGCATCATATGTTTGTTGCGGGTGCTCTTGCCAATAAGCTTTGTCACGAGATTATTCCAGATGCAAAGATTGGCTGTATGGTTGCATTAAGCTGCATTTACCCGAAAGATTGTAAGCCGGAAAATGTATTTGGAGCTTTGGATTATCGAAGAGGAGCTTTGATTTATTCTGATATTATGATGAGGGGATATTATCCATCTTACGCCGACCACTTTTTTGAAGAGATGGGGGTAACCATAAAAAAAGAACCGGGGGATGACGAAATAATCAAGGCGTACCCTTCGGATTTTTTATCATTTAGTTTTTACCGTAGTAGTGTATACCATACTGAAATCGTTCAGAATACCGATACCGGCGGACAAATGGGGGATGTAAATCCTTTTCTAGAAAAAACGGAGTGGGGTTGGGCTATTGATCCTGTTGGGCTAAGATACACCTTATCTGAACTTTATGATCGGTATCAAAAACCGCTCTTTATTGTTGAAAACGGAATGGGAACCATTGATAAGCCAAATGAAAATGGATATGTGGAGGATGATTACCGGATCAAATATTTCCGAGATCATATAGCAGAAATGAAAAAGGCAGTTACTTTAGATGGTGTTGACTTAATGGGATATACACCATGGGGTTGCATTGATTTAGTTTCAGCAGGAACTGGAGAGATGAAAAAACGGTATGGTTTTATTTATGTAGATATGGACGATGAAGGAAATGGTACATTAAAAAGATCAAAGAAAAAATCATTTGATTGGTACAAGAAAGTGATAGCAACTAATGGAGAAGACCTTAGTATTTAG
- a CDS encoding PTS lactose/cellobiose transporter subunit IIA translates to MNKEELYNLAFQLILHSGNAKSLAMEAMQKAKEGNFDEAEEKLNEADSAFNEAHHVQTDLIQKEAGGEKVEFPLIMVHAQDHLMNSMTLKDMAREIIELHKLIKKA, encoded by the coding sequence ATGAATAAAGAAGAACTATACAATCTTGCATTTCAATTAATACTACATTCAGGGAATGCAAAAAGTTTGGCGATGGAAGCGATGCAGAAAGCTAAAGAAGGCAATTTTGATGAAGCAGAAGAAAAACTAAACGAAGCAGATTCTGCCTTTAATGAAGCACATCATGTTCAAACTGACTTAATCCAAAAGGAAGCAGGGGGAGAGAAAGTCGAATTTCCTCTTATTATGGTTCATGCACAAGACCATTTGATGAACTCAATGACCCTTAAAGATATGGCCAGAGAAATCATCGAGTTGCATAAACTGATCAAAAAGGCATAA
- the celB gene encoding PTS cellobiose transporter subunit IIC, with translation MSKFNTILEEKVMPIAAKIGAQRHLTALRDGLIATMPFIVIGSLFLILANLPIPGYADWMSSIFGPNWAVKLSYPVDATFNIMSLIAAFAVAYRLAESYKLDSMSAGTISVAAFLLTTPFNFLFTPAGAEKGVMVTGAISKGFLSSKGLFVALLFAILSTEIYRWLVKRDIVIKMPAGVPPSVGKSFAALIPGFIVLLVVWVIRLLVELTPYESINGLVTTLLGDPLKLVGLTLGGSIVAELFVTLLWATGLHGTNIVKSVMEPIWFGAMGDNMTAYQAGQPLPHIVTQQFWDNFVHIGGTGVTFGLVLSMVLFAKSQQMKSLGRLALAPGIFNINEPLIFGLPIVLNPVMIIPFVVTSIVTVVVTFLGMDLGLVAKPTGIAVPWTMPPIISGYLASGGHISGAVMNLVNIVISFVIYTPFFRIYDKAKKREEDVMNASERKNIIA, from the coding sequence ATGAGTAAATTCAACACCATATTAGAAGAGAAAGTCATGCCTATTGCAGCAAAGATTGGTGCGCAAAGGCACCTAACGGCTCTTCGAGATGGTCTAATTGCGACGATGCCATTCATTGTCATTGGTTCATTATTCTTGATCTTGGCTAACTTGCCAATTCCAGGTTATGCTGATTGGATGTCTTCAATTTTTGGTCCAAACTGGGCGGTTAAATTAAGTTATCCAGTAGATGCAACATTCAATATCATGTCACTAATCGCAGCATTTGCGGTGGCATACAGATTAGCAGAAAGCTATAAGCTTGACTCGATGAGTGCGGGTACTATTTCAGTTGCTGCTTTCCTATTAACAACACCATTTAATTTCTTATTTACTCCAGCTGGAGCTGAAAAAGGAGTTATGGTAACTGGTGCAATTTCAAAAGGTTTCTTAAGTAGTAAAGGTTTGTTTGTTGCATTACTTTTTGCAATTTTATCAACAGAAATTTATCGTTGGCTTGTTAAAAGAGATATTGTTATTAAAATGCCAGCAGGTGTACCCCCAAGTGTTGGTAAATCATTTGCAGCTTTAATACCAGGATTTATTGTTCTTCTTGTGGTTTGGGTAATACGCTTACTTGTTGAGTTGACTCCTTATGAAAGTATCAACGGTTTAGTTACGACCCTTTTAGGTGACCCGCTTAAATTGGTAGGACTTACTCTAGGAGGATCAATTGTTGCTGAATTATTCGTAACTTTACTATGGGCTACTGGATTACATGGTACAAACATCGTTAAAAGTGTAATGGAACCAATTTGGTTTGGTGCTATGGGTGACAATATGACAGCATACCAAGCTGGTCAACCTCTACCACACATTGTTACACAACAATTCTGGGATAACTTCGTTCACATCGGTGGAACGGGTGTAACATTTGGTTTAGTTCTTTCAATGGTATTGTTTGCTAAATCACAACAAATGAAAAGTCTTGGTCGTTTGGCACTTGCTCCTGGTATCTTTAACATAAACGAGCCATTAATCTTTGGTTTGCCAATCGTGTTAAACCCAGTCATGATTATTCCATTCGTCGTTACTTCAATCGTTACGGTGGTTGTAACTTTTCTTGGTATGGATTTGGGATTGGTAGCAAAACCAACTGGTATTGCAGTCCCTTGGACAATGCCGCCAATTATTTCAGGATATCTTGCTTCTGGCGGACATATTTCAGGCGCAGTCATGAATTTAGTTAACATTGTTATTTCATTCGTAATTTATACTCCATTCTTCAGAATATATGATAAAGCGAAGAAGAGAGAAGAAGATGTGATGAATGCAAGTGAAAGAAAAAATATAATCGCGTAG